Proteins co-encoded in one Xiphophorus couchianus chromosome 3, X_couchianus-1.0, whole genome shotgun sequence genomic window:
- the dbf4 gene encoding protein DBF4 homolog A — MKPKHSQNLRQNPGSNLQGKSVNAGEKTSVRKAKQTSSSQVKPFAGKVFYLDLQSNRTAETLESDIKQLGGIVEKFFSKEIKYLVSNKREAKHVHGLRQDSPVPSPDSGQSSPQPHSNPHCPPNHMDKTKCRGQVDTMIKSRGKSLVERVVTGQGRLQMDRILSNALEWGVKILYLDDVLAYIQKKKKIFGNLVSTAAPVKSHVKNESSTKLGFQKYKAGRITKPFIKIEDLSRHYRPIYLTMPNLPEFSLKTAAPYSPFCVEEKNPSGIKQHGHRAKASGAEEKGRKKNREKKRGGYCECCMVKYDQLKMHLQSERHQAFSRSDEYLVVDQQVSTLHFNFLPIKTKDMRRKCSVSSVLLAPGPCGEASQSLQGDASHSDTVKEEEDWIFDASEESCSEHFCTKGGRKNCYTYSDKSKHRFLASMRTIRQNSSTQKSEQIMIPQPKSENPHSDGEFLTTFPSRDKILHKDTNSSVSYLRGPNLQSEASASNFSVVTHGAEDTNNDAALSEAKTFSKTENSLSEKEEENSNLPIFSTVQKIQRKIRAYKHKRRKVDPSGQSAEPEPENSVLKLWEIFQSGDDMDVEFLGFSD; from the exons ATGAAACCAAAACACAGTCAAAATCTTCGTCAGAATCCTGGATCCAACTTACAAG GAAAAAGTGTAAATGCTGGTGAGAAGACTTCAGTGAGGAAGGCAAAGCAAACATCTTCATCACAAGTCAAACCTTTTGCTGGAAAAGTGTTTTACCTGGATCTACAATCCAACAGAACAGCAGAGACCTTGGAGAGCGACATCAAACAACTGGGCGGG ATCGTTGAGAAGTTCTTCAGTAAGGAAATCAAGTATCTGGTTTCCAACAAGCGGGAAGCGAAGCATGTGCACGGCCTCAGACAGGACTCTCCTGTCCCCAGTCCCGACTCTGGGCAGAGTTCCCCGCAACCCCACTCAAACCCACACTGTCCTCCGAACCATATGGACAAAACCAAGTGTCGGGGTCAAGTGGATACA ATGATCAAGAGCAGAGGAAAGTCTCTGGTGGAAAGAGTAGTGACAGGACAG gggAGGCTGCAAATGGACAGAATCTTGTCAAATGCACTAGAATGGGGTGTCAAGATTCTTTACTTAGATG ATGTTTTGGCTTacattcagaagaaaaagaaaatttttggGAACCTGGTTTCAACAGCTGCTCCTGTGAAATCACAT GTGAAAAATGAATCTTCAACTAAGTTGggttttcagaaatataaag CAGGCAGGATCACCAAACCTTTTATTAAGATTGAAGATTTGAGCAG ACACTATCGTCCAATCTACCTCACAATGCCAAACCTGCCGGAGTTCAGCCTGAAGACCGCAGCTCCTTACAGTCCCTTCTGTGTCGAGGAGAAAAATCCTTCTGGAATCAAACAACATGGACACAG AGCAAAAGCCTCAGGTGCTGAGGAGAAAGGCCGAAAGAAGAACCGAGAGAAGAAGCGAGGCGGTTACTGCGAGTGCTGCATGGTCAAATATGACCAACTCAAGATG catctgCAGAGTGAACGTCACCAGGCTTTCTCCAGGAGCGACGAGTATTTGGTTGTGGACCAGCAGGTTTCGACTTTGCACTTTAATTTCCTTCCCATCAAAACTAAAGACATGAG aCGAAAGTGCAGTGTTTCTTCTGTTCTGTTGGCTCCTGGACCATGTGGAGAAGCAAGCCAAAGTCTCCAAGGAGACGCGAGTCATTCAGACACCGTTAAGGAAGAAGAGGACTGGATCTTTGATGCATCTGAAGAATCGTGTTCGGAACATTTCTGCACAAAAGGAGGCCGAAAGAACTGCTACACTTACTCGGACAAGTCCAAGCACAGGTTTCTTGCATCCATGCGAACAATCAGGCAAAACTCTTCAACTCAGAAATCTGAGCAGATTATGATTCCTCAACCGAAATCAGAAAATCCTCACTCTGACGGAGAATTTCTCACCACATTTCCCTCCAGAGACAAAATCCTtcacaaagacacaaacagcTCAGTCTCTTACCTACGAGGTCCAAACCTGCAGAGTGAAGCATCAGCGAGCAACTTCAGTGTTGTGACACACGGAGCTGAAGATACGAACAATGACGCTGCTCTGTCTGAGGCAAAAACTTtctcaaaaactgaaaacagtctttctgaaaaggaggaagaaaactCTAATTTGCCAATCTTCTCTACGGTGCAAAAAATTCAGAGGAAGATCAGAGCTTATAAACACAAGAGGCGGAAAGTGGACCCAAGTGGCCAGTCTGCAGAGCCAGAACCCGAGAACTCGGTACTGAAGCTTTGGGAGATTTTCCAGTCAGGTGATGACATGGATGTGGAGTTTCTTGGTTTTTCAGATTAG